CCGCCTTGTCCAGGTCCACGATTCCCTTGGTAACCGCCACCGCCTTGTCCAGGTCCGCGATTCCCTTGGTAACCGCCACCGCCTTGTCCAGGTCCACGGTTCCCTTGGTAACCGCCACCGCCTTGTCCATCTTGCCTTTGTGGCCGTGGAGTGGTTGGTCGAGACACAATTGGGTTTCTATCTTCTTTTCTAAAATAACCTTGGTTTCCTCCTCCTTGGCCTTGGCCACCACCGGAACGGTAGTTAGGAGAAGAAGTGTCACCAGAAAGAATAGACTCGGGTTTTCTGTCCATCGGGGGTCTTTCTCGTTCTGGTTGTGGTTCCGGTTTTCTTTCTGGCCGGGACACAATGGGTGACGCTTGGGAAGGAGCTTGCGGACCGGAACCTAGTCCCTGTCTTTTGGCTTCCTCACGAATGAGTTCATTCAAATCCTTTTTTTTATCCGAAGCGGATGCAGAAGGTTTTACTTCAGGCGCTGCGCTTTGAGGACTCGCACTGGATTCTTTTTTCTCATCTGCAGGTGCCGCTTTTTTCTTGATGACAAGTTTTTTCTTTGTTTTGTCACCACTGGCTCCCTGCTGGAGGGTTTCTTTTATCGATTTTTGCTCTTCCATAGTATGCCTTAAAACTTAACCCTCTTCTACCCATTCGATAGATTCACGAAGCAAACGCAAAATTTGTTCTGCTGTTGTTTTCCCGATTCCGGAAATTTTCGAAAGTTCCTCTTGGCTGAACTCGAGAAGGGTTTCCACGTTTTTGATCCCGCCGGCTTCGAGAAGACCAACGATCCTTGGAGTGAGTCCAGGTACCTCGGATAACGGAGTGTATCCGGAATCCTCTTCTTCCTCTTCTGCACTTTCATTATATTGGTCTTCCGATTCTTCCATTGCCTCTTGTTGGGCATTAAAGAGTCGATCCAGTTTTTCACGAGCTTCCGGCGAAGCCAGTTCTTGGTTGTATTGGGATACAGTTTTGATATCGATTTTGAAACCGGAAAGTTGAGATACCAATTTTACGTTGGATCCGTTGATTCCGATGGCAAGAGAGAGAGATTCATCTGGAACGATGACAAGAGCATCTCCTCTTTTTCTATCCACATGCACTTCTACTGGTTTTGCCGGTGAAATTGCATTGGCAATGAATACACTTGGTTCATCTGAGTGAAGGACGATGTCGATTCTTTCGTTTCCAAGTTCGCGAACGATCGCTTGGATTCGAACCCCTTTCATTCCCACACAGGCACCCACAGGATCTACATCAGACTTACTAGTGGTGACTACCACCTTTGTTCTGTAAGATGGAATGCGGGCTACGTCTCTGATTTCCACAATGCCATCATACACTTCGGGAATTTCCATCTCGAAGAGTTTTTTAACAAAATCACCAGACGCACGAGAGAGCGTGATGACAGGCATTGGTTCGCGAGGCCTGAGTTCCACACGAGAAATGATGGCTTTGAGACGATCCCCTTGGCGGTATTTTTCACCAGGGTTTTGGTCCTTTTTCAGCATGATCCCTTCTACCTTACCGAGGTCGATGGACATGATGTCTTTTTTCCAACGTTGGAAATAACCGTGAGTGAGTTCGCCTTCTTTTGATTTATACTCTTGGTAGAGTAATTCTTTTTCCATATCGCGGAGACGTTGGAAAACCATTTGTTTGGCTTGGCTAGAAAGAACCCGAGATAGGTCTTGGGGTTTTTCAAACACACGTATTTGGGTTCCCACTTGTGCAGAAGGATCCAATTTGGTTGCCTCTTCCAGAGAAATCTCTAGAGGGTTTGTTGTTTTATCTTCTACCACGTCACGAAGGACAGAGATGATGATTTCGTTTTTGTTGTCGGAACCGAAGTCTACTTGGCAACGATCATCTGTTTCTGCTTCCAAACCAACCTTTTTGCGATAGGCGGCGAGAAGTGAGTCACGGATGACACCGAGTACGAGTTCTCTATCAAGAGATTTATCCTGACAGAATTGTTGGATGGCTTCGAATAGCCCAGTTTCTTTCGTTGCTTGTTTTGTCGCCATAGTCTTAAATTTCTAAATACAAATTTCCCTTTCGTATTTCTGCGATGGGCATAGATACCGATTTTTGGTTCTTTTTGTGTCGAGTTTTACGATCGTAAAGCGTAAGCTCAACTGAATCCCCCGAAACCGGTCCCAAACGATACAATCGTTTGTCCCATTTCCCTGCTTCCAGCGGCACTTCTAGTTTGACTAAAAGTCCTTGGAAACGACTTAAATCCTCCGGCAGACGCAAAACACGTTCTGCTCCTGCGGAGGAGACTTGGAGAGTGAAATCAAATTCCTCTCCCCATAAATCCAGCTCCTCTTTGAGTCTCCTAGACACAGTCTCACAGTCTTCCAAACTAGCGGAGCCAGTTTTGTCTGTGAGATGATCCAGTTCTATCTCAATGAGGGCGTGGTTTTTCCGATTCTGTACTTGGAGCGAAAAAAGCGCTAGAGGTGGAGCGAGAACACGTAAAATAAGTTCTCTGATGTTTTCCTCGGTATATACCAAACCATTTCCAAAAGATTCCAAAAGGAATCCGTATAAGAGACCCAGCTCATGCTAAAATTTAACATGTCTACTGTCAAGCTAGGAAAAGCGAGTTGTCCTGTAAATAAAAAATTAGGGAATGGATGTTGCACCATGCGAACCCTTTACCTTTTCCTCACCCTCATCTTTTCCGTATCCTGCCTTCGTTTTCGAGTGGAAAACTTAAAAGAAGAAATCCTTTTCCGGATCCCACTGGGACAAACAAATGAGAGTTTTGAGGGTGTTGTGGTGAACCAAGTACTCACCAACGTTCCATTGACCATCCCCAACTCCTCCAATATTAGCGCAATGGCGGATAATAAACAAGCCGTAATCAAACTTTTTGACAGAAATGGAAGGCTTGATGCCACACTCGGGAACCCTGATTTCAAATCAGTTTCCGGAATTCCGCATTACCCATTTCGATTTGGTGGGATTGGAATCGTGGCCATGAACGAAGATGGAGACCTGATTGTACAAAATAGAATTTCTTCCAAGGGAATGGAACTACCCCAAGGCCAAGAAAACCTATACAAAACGTACAGTGGTTCCTTTTCTACCCAAGGAACTACGGTTCTTCCTTCCTTTCTTGTACAAATTTCACAAAAAGGTGTCGTGAAATTTATGTTAGGGGCTTCTGGAAAAAACTCCGAACCATTTCGTTACATTGAATTCATTCTCCCCGGGGAAGGCGAAAAGTTATTTGTCTACCATCGCATTGCAGAAGAAATGCGACTTTCTTATTTTGAAGAAGGAGAACTCAAAGGGAACCTAAAAGAATCAGGCCTTGATGTATTTGCCAGTAATGATGCCAAAGAATATGACATCACCCTAGACAAACTCCTCCCACATCCAGAAGGTGAGTATGTTCTCGGATCGTTTAGTTATTATTCGAAAAAAGACAAACGGTTTAAGTTCCGAAGGATCTTTCGTTTTGTTTTTGATTCCAAAAGTTCGCAAATGTTAAAAGAAATCCAGGACCCTTCTGAAATTTTATTTTCCATTCGTAACAACGGGGAATTTTATATTTGGGAAACAGAAGACGGTGGGAATGCAGCAAGGCTCCAAGTCCATGACAAAGAGGGAAACCATATCAATAACAAAAGGATTCCTTTTTCCAGTCCCCGTGGCCAATGGCGAGAAACCTATACAGATGCTTTTGATAATATTTATTCGGTTCGCATTCGCGCAGGGGCCTTGGAAGTCTATCGTTGGATTTAAATGAAACAAAATCCTCTTTTTACCAATAAAGAATCCAAAGCACTAGATGCTCTCACGATAAAAGAACTTGGGTTTCGGGAAGAAACCCTAATGGGAATGGCCGCCCTTTCTGTATTTCATGCCAATGAAGATTTATGGAAAACCGCAGAATCCATTTGGATCCTTTCTGGAACGGGAGGAAACGGAGGGGATGGTTATGCCCTTGCTCATATTCTTCACCAAGAAGGATATAAGGTTCGTTCGTTTTCGACAGCACCAAACAAGTCAGAGGCGGGAAAGTTTTATGAATCCTTGGTTTCTAAAACTCTGGGTGCGATTGGAACGATTGATGATTTTTATGAGGAATGGGAAGAAGCAAAAGAAGACTCGGTTTTACTTGTAGATGCCCTTCTGGGAACCGGATTCCAAAACGAACTTTCGGAAGAACTCACAGAGCTGATAGAAACCATCAATGAATCCGATGTCTTTTTTTACCGGTTGTCACTGGACAGTCCCAGTGGTTGGAATCCGTATCTACTCGGCGATCCAGACTCCAAGGCCAATAGTTTTGTTTTTGCTGATTCCATTGAAGAACTCGGAACAAGGAAATGGGAAAACGTAGGGTTTATCTATGAAAAAGATTCCATCATTCCAAGATACTATGAATCGATCGGGTTTCCCATCCACACCCACCTAAGTGATATTACATTTTCAAAACGATATTATTTTGAAGCAGATCCCGAGTCTGCCATCCAAACCCTTAAAAGAAAAAATAAAGACCATAAATACAGTGCAGGTTCTGCTTTATTTTATGGAGGTTCTGATGGAATGGAAGGAGCCATCCTCCTTTCGGAACAGGCCTTCTCTAGACTTGGTGGAGGGATTAGTAAAATTTTCTCCCCATCTTTAAAAATCAGTTCCTTTGTTTTAAAAGAAGATCTTTCCAAAATGACCAAAACAAGTTCTCTCACAGAAACTTTCGAAGATCCGTTTTTAAAAAAAACAAAGACCGTCGTTGTGGGTCCAGGCCTTACCCAATACCCAAATGATCTAGGTGGATGGACTGTTCCGGAAAATTTACGTTTGATTTTAGATGCAGGTGCCATTCCAACAAAAGGAAGTCCCCTTCCAAAGGGAAACCAAATCCTACTCACTCCCCATGTCGGAGAACTGAATCGAATGACGGGAAAAACTCATAACTCTGTGCAGTCCGCCTACGATACATTAATCGAATACTGCTCACAAAACAATGTTTATGTGCTACTCAAATCCTTTGTGAGTTTACTCGTTTGTCCAGATGGTTCTTCTTATGTTTGGGAATCACCCAATCCCAAACTAGCGACTATGGGAACGGGAGATTTATTATCAGGAATTTTGGCACGTTACTTAAGTTTGGATTTAACAATCCCTGAATCTGTACAGTTGGCTTTATCATTACTCGACCACTCCAAACAATTGGAAGAACCCTATCCTTCTGCCCACCAAATCCTAAAGTCTCTTGTGGAGTTAGTGTGATGGGAAAAGGATACCACTCACGTTCACCAGAAGAATTTCGCGATTACCTAAAACAAATCGGTGATAAAAACAAAAAAACAAGATGGAGACAAATTGTTCTCCTCATCGATTTGGTTTTGGTTGTTCTCATTTTTTACATTGGGTTTCGAGCTTTGAATCCTGGGAGTTTCCAAAACAGAACCCAGTCCGACAAACAGATCGTAGACGGATACCCTACTTATTTAAGTTTATCCAGAGAGGAAGATGAAAAGTTCCAAGGTTATTTTTTATTTATAGAAAATAATACAAAAAACCAAATTCAAGTCCCAAACCCGAAGTGGAAGTCCGAGTTTCGAATCAAAACAAGACAAGGAGTTTTGTGTTTCCAGGAGGATATCCTTTGGGAAACCAGAGTCATTCCCCCGAATGCAAATGGATTTTTATACCATTCTGTTTCCAAAGAAAAATGGAAGTCCTTGGTCGCAGATTGCCGAAAAGAAATTTTTGATGAAGAAGCTTCTGTCTTTCGCTCCAAGTTTCGTTCTTTGGATTTAGGATTTTATTCTCAAGTGCTTGTCCATTCAGAAGACAGAACGTATACGTTTCAAATCAAACAAAGGCCATACAAGTAAGATGCGTTGGGCAAAGATTTGCCCAACTTTCATTTCGATTTCTACTAGCGAAGGTTACCGACCATTGGGCTGCAAGGAGCTCGATACAACGACTCCCCCGACCACGATCAAAACCGTGCCGATCAAAACTTTAACAAAGTTCAAATCTCTCCACTCTGAAAAAACAATAGCTCCCAGGATGACAGCAACGATGGCATTGGAATTTGTGAGAGGGGCTATAACTGATACCGGTAATTTTAAAACCGAAATACCATAACTCATACAATATATCGCAGTAGACCAGGAAAGTCCCATAAGAAAAGCAAAGAGTCCACCATTGAGAGTTACATCTTTCATTCCACTTTGGAAAGCAAAAACAACTCCATAACAGAAAATGGAAAACCCAACAAAGACCAAGTAGATTGGCAAACTAATTCCCGCACGTAGACTTAATTTCATGATGACAGTTTCCATTCCGAGAAGCAAAGCGGGAAAAACCCCGCCGATCAGTATTGTTCTAAGTTCCATATCTATTTTTAACCATTGTTATTGGTTCACCACTACCGCAGGGTATTCTTCCATATAACTTTCTCCGTTCACACCGTAGTAAACAACCTTACGACCTAGGAAATCAACATCGTATCCAATCACTCCTGCTTCCCAAGCTGCGTTCAGAAATTCAGGGAAACTGCTTCGGCCTTCCTGATCGGTGCGAAGTGCGGTGATGAGTGCGTCCCTATTGAAGGGAGGAATCTCATGAACCCCGTTTACAAGGGGAGTTCCTTGCTGTAAAACTGAGCCATCTTTCATATAGTATACTGATTGGCAGGAAGGCAGAGACCAACGGTTCGTCACCACTCCTGCATTTCGTAGGACCTCCGCAAGTACAGGGAATCCTCCTACTTTCGGGCGAATGGACATCGCAAATTTTTGCGCTTCGGTTAGTTTTGTTGTTAGGTTGGTCATTGTGTTCTCCTCATTCAATTGGGTTTAAGTTTAGTTTATGTGTTTCTGCTAGTTTCACGAGAATCTTCCGAAGTTCGTCTTTCTCCGATTTGGAAAGCAAAGAAAAAAATGCGAAATCGTTTTCATCTGCAATCAATGAAAGTTTCGGAACAAGTCGGAGCCCCTCTTTTGTGAGTTTGATTTCTTGGTAACGCCGGTCTTCACTTGCTTCTTGGCGACTCACTAGGCCTTTGTTTAGTAGCCTGTCTATGAGTTTGGATACAGCTCCGCGACTGAGTCCTGTGATTTCTGCCACAACACTAGGCGAAGTGTTAGTGTCATAAGAATACATTTCCCGAAGGATCACCCATTCGGCTACTGTCACATCCAAAGTCGCAAGTTTTCCCGCAAAAGAATGAGAAACAGCATTGGAAACAACCCGCAAATGGTATCCCAGATGGGATTTCAGATGGGATTTCAAGTGGCTTGGTTCTAAATTTTGTTTTTTACGCACAGGTTGACAATAGTTTCCTAGGAAACCATTGTCAAGGAAATTAATTTGCAAAATGATTACGGTCTAGAAAATTTTTATAATAAATTCAGAAGGCGAATCGAGAAGGAAGGGAATATTTTCAAAATTTATAAACCATCTCCATGCGAGAGGGATACGACGGGCTTGGTCTGACGCATGTCAGACGGGAGCGAACGCGCACCCCAGAGTAGCCCGGTCCCGAAAATTGATACAAATCGCTCGCCAAACAGTTATGATGTTTGTTTTGTGGTTCCAAGACAGACCAAGGTAAGCCGGAGAAAGATTTACGATTATGTTTATTTACGGCTATCGTATCGGAACAAAATCCGTCCATCCCAGATCCCTCTTCATTAAGACAGTTAACCACTGCAGAACATATTACTTTATGTGATTACATATATAAAAAATAAATTGGTGGTGATTCAAAGATAGACCAGTGCATCTTTTGCCATTCATTTCAATTCTTCTTGCAATCTAGCCACAGTGGTTTCTAAAATTGTGGTTCTGGCAAAGTATTTATCATTGGCTGGGATTAAAAACCAAGGTGATTTAGGAGCATCCGTTTTTTGAAACATTTGATTAGCGGCTTCTTCATAGAGGGGCCATTTGTCACGGTTACGCCAATCTTCGTCTGTAAGTTTCCAACGTTTGAGTGGATCATTTTTTCTGGTTTCAAATCGAAGTAATTGTTCTTCTGGATCAATGTGTAACCAAAATTTAATGACAATGGTTCCAAAACTCACCAGTTGTTCTTCAAAGAGTAAAATTTCTTCATAAGCACGAGACCACTCAGATTCCGTAGCAAATCCTTCCACTCGTTCGACAAGGACTCGACCATAATAAGAGCGATCAAAAATTCCAACATGGCCTTTTTTGGGAATTCGGTTCCAAAACCTCCAAAGATAATGGTGTTGGATCTCTTCTGCGTTAGGTGCTGAAATATTATGAACTTCAAATAAACGTGGATCTATTTCTTGTGTGAGCCTTCGAATGGAGCCACCCTTTCCTGCTGCATCCCAACCCTCAAAAACAAATAGAATGGGTCTGTCTTTTGCTTTAGAAAGAAAAGTGAGTTCCCGAATTTTTGTTTTCAAAATTTTCATCTTCACTTGGTATTCGTCAGGTGATAGAACTTGTTTCATATCTAATTGTTGTAAATGGAGGATACGATTTTGGATTGAATTTGATTTCATGGAATAAGCTCCATACCATGATTGATTGACTGTAAGGCACTTCTAGAATCAAATTGTAAGATTCTTTCCAAACGTTCCAAGATGGCCTCAAAAACAAGAAGTTTTGTATCGTCTTTTTTATCACAGGAAATGATTTGCCAAGGAGAATCAATGGTTCTGGAAGAACTCAAAATAGAATCAAAAATTTCAAAGTAACGATTGTAATGTTCTCCTTGGTCTTTGTCAAAACGAGACAATTCCCATTCTTTTTTTTTCTTTTTGGAATCCTCTAATCGTTTCTTTTGATCCTTTTTGGAAATATGCAAAAAGAATTTGTGAACAATGATTTTATCTTTCGAAAGGATTCTTTCCGTATTCAAAATGGATAACAGTCGATGATCGTATTCAGCTAGGTTTATTTTTTTTTCAGAGCGAAGGTATGCCAATCGACTGTAGTATGTATTGAGATAAAATAAAAACTCACCATACCGAGGCACCACTCGCCAAAAATTCCAAAGAAAAGGATATCCCCTGTCCTCGGACTGGTCTACATAAGGAGAGTATACCTTAAACTTTCTTGGATCCAGACGTATGGTCAAAGATTGCAAAATCGAACCTTTGCCTGTGGAAGCAAAACCTTCGATTAAAAAGATATGAGCAATTTTTTGTTTAGAACTCTCTCTTTGTAAAAGAAAAAATCGTTCTTGTAAATCGGTCAGGTCGCTAATCGAATATTTGGGAACTTGGTTGGTTGGATGTCTTTCTAAAACCACAACCAAGGATTGTAAGTAAGATTTGGAAAAAACCTATCCTTTTTTTGGAATGTCTCTTACATGGGCCGAGGAAAACCAGGGCCAGTGGCTCTTGCAATATGTTCGATTCCCTTCTCTTGGTTTTCATACCGAGGGATCAAATGAACGTGCAAGTGAGGAACTTTTTCCGCAATGGCTACAATGTACATTTTTTCTGGTTCTTGTTTTTTTAATATCTCTGTGGCTTTGTAAAGAGCCCTTCCATAATTTTCAAACTCCGCCAAAGACAATCCAAACCACGATTCTAGATGTTTGCGATGTTCCATGTACAAATACCCTTCTAGGTTTTGGTCAGCTTTTCTGAGGATCCAATCTTCATTTTGAAAAAGAATTTGGCTTTCATTTTTATGTGCTTCGCAGATGGGACAGTTCATCATTCTTCCCAAATTGGCCGATAGGTTAAGAGATGAGAATCCATTTTTTTATCTTCCTTGTCTTCATAACCATGTGTGTTGGACCCACTTTTGCTCAAACGAAGGGAGATTCACAAGAACCTTTGACAGATTTGATTTATTCTCTTTCTGAAGTTGTTTTCTCAAACCCATTTCGAAAAGAGGAAACAGAAATTCGAAAACGAATTTCGGAAGCCAATGCTTCTGAGGTGAGAGAGCTTCGCATCCAATTAAAAAACCTACTTCGTTCTGGATCTCTCACGAAAACCGATGCAAAAGAAAAAAACAAAAACTTAGAATCTTTTGTGACTTCCTTAGAAGGTCTTTCCAGCTTAGGAGGTTTTCTTTGGAAAGACGAAACAGGGACTGTATACCAATGGGGAGATTGGTCGGATTTTTATGAAGATGGATTCTCAAAAGACAAACTCCGACTGGAAGGCCAGATCCCTTCCTTTGTTTACGACCGTGGCTCTGTTTATTTTTTTGTCAAAAACCCTCCCGGCTCCCTTCCCGCCGAATTTGGATTTTTAGGTTGGGAATCACACTTCTATGCTTTTGGTGATGAAGGTTCCTTACGTTACACCAATGATTTCCATTTAGATCCGTCAGAAAGGCTTGGCGATTTTCGAAAGGCCTTCGATTCCATTCGAAAAAAATTCCCTGGTTCACAAATCATTACTGCCAATGACCTGACCATCTTTATCGTTCCCGGCGAACCAAAACCCATTTACTATGTATTTTTATTCCTAAGGTTGTTCCTAATTGGTTGGACCCTCCTCCTCGCAAGTTACATCATTCGGATGAGCCTTTCGCATCCAAAAAATCATTTGCCCGAACACAGGGCCCCCTTATCCTGACAATACATCCCGTCACCATGCCCTGGTAGTTCAACGGATAGAACATCGGTCTTCGGAACCGACAGTGGGGGTTCGATTCCCTCCTGGGGCACCAGTTTATCAATAACAACCAATTCCAACTAACAGAACAAAGCTGGGAATCGAACAGTTTTGTGAGCCAAATTGTTGCGACCCATAGAGAGCAATGATTTGGTTAAGCCGACCCGGACGGGAGGCGACGAACAAAACCGTGCCTCGGAGCGCAGGTGAGCCATGACGGCGAACCAGCAGAGAGGGCGATTCCCTCCTGGGGCACCAGTTTATCAATAACAACCAATTCCATCTAACAGAACAAAGCTGGGAATCGAACAGTTTTGTGAGCCAAATTGTTGCGACCCATAGGGAGCAATGATTTGGTTAAGCCGACCCGGACGGGAGGCGACGAACTAAACCGTGCCTCGGAGCGCAGGTGAGCCATGACGGCGAACCAGCAGAGAGGGCGATTCCCGAAAATGGGATATAGAATGAAACCTATCTTCCGTTTGGCGGTCGCTTCTCGTTTTGAATTTCGGGACCAGGCTACTTTGGGGTCCGCTTCGCTCCCGTCTGCCAAAGGCAGACCAAGCCCGACGTATCCTTCTCGCGGGGGAGACATTATTTTTATGATTCGATTGATGAAATGGAAAAAGATTATCAGGATTATCTCAAGTTTTATAACAACAAAAAATTCTCACTAGGAAGGAAACTGAATGGCAGAACTCCATATCCAGTTTTCCGAGATAGGTTCCGAGGATAAGAAAGGGAAGAAGTTTAATAATCTAAATTGTGTAATAGGCTTGTGTAAGATCCATAGAGTTAATTATTTCGAATTAGTTCAGTAAAAAAAAGGTTTTCATTAACTTTAATGCAATTTTATTTAAATTCCTTATTTGCTTATCGACTCTAACGTATTTATTTATTTCCGTTACGAGATTTAATCTGAAAATCTGCTTTTAATACATTTCTTTTTGCATCGAATCCTACTGAAGCGAATGGCAATAAACCGATAATAGGGTTAGTGGACAATATTCCGGACAAGCTAGATAAATAGACTAAAGCCACAATCCTCCCATTTCGAATTTGTTTTTCAGTTTTTTTTATTTTTAAAAACAAATCAAATTCATTTAAATTTAATTCAGGACATTCATAATATTCTTTATTTAAATCTGACTTTAATTCGCAATTTAGTATATTATATTCTAAATTCTTTTGATTTGAGCCAAAATGCATTGTTACTTCCGAATACTCACTAGTTCGAAATGGACGTATATGATATTCTCGAATAGTAATTTCACCACAATAAATACCCTTAACCAAAGATAAGAAATATGAAGCCTCATTAATATTAATTTTTTTTTCATTATATGCTGAAATTTTACATTCCTCAACACCGGCAACCTTTCTTTCCATGTTTAAGTATATTTGAAAATTGTGATCCGTAAACTCATGAAAGGTGATTTCTAAATTACCAATTTGATCTTCGGGTAAATTATGGTTTCGTTCATTAATTTCCTTCTTAAAGCATCCTGTTACTAACAATATTTCAATAAATAGCAATAGACTTATGAATTTAATTTCCATTAAAACTGCACCAAATCATCATCCCCAGGGCAACTTTGTCTTTCTGATAAACTAGTATAAATATCAGCAACTGCCAAAAGTATGCCAACTGGACCCAATACTTCTTTTAGTAACGTCCCATCTTTTAACCCAATACTCATTAATCCGCCACCACTTCCAACTACAGTGCTACCTCCAAAACCAACTTCTTTTCTGAAATCTTTTGCATCCTTTCTGTTTGTATTACAATTTCGTTTTGTTTGCACACTTTTACAAATTGGATTTGAAAAATGGCAAACACCAGAATTTGCAATCATATCTTTAATACCTAGAATAATATTTCTAGATGATAGATTTTTAGACAAGTATTCTCTCGTTTGTTCGGAACCAACATGTTTTCCTAATTCCTTATTTTCTAAGCGATCAACAATTTGCCGAATGCCAATTGCATTAATTTTTTTAGAAATACTCTGCATAGAAAATCTACCATTCACATTACTACCAAAATTTCTTCCCATGGCATGCCCAACAATCCGATTGAACATATGAATGATACCTGATAAACTAGGGAAATTTCCAGAACTGTCTACAAACGCAATCGGATTCCCTTCCACATACATCATCCGGTTCATCCCTTGCTCTTTATCTGGAAACACCATACCATCGTTACTCGCAAATCTTCCTAAACTAGCATCATAATATCTAGCTTTGTAATAATACAACCCACTTTCCTGGTCTTCTTCTTGTCCCGTATATTTGAATTTTGTAATATCAGGTCCATAGGAATCAGTTCTTAGAATTTCCCCATATGGTTTGTATGTGATATGACTTTTACCACCTCTTTCCCCTCCCGCAAGCACATTCCCATTTCCATCGGTAATCATGGTAATGCTACCCAAATGGTCTGGATGGAAGAAATACATTCCTGACACTCGTGCAGTGTCTATGTGTTTTTAGGGCGAGTCCCGAAAATGGGATATAGAATGAAACCTATCTTCCGTTTGGCGGTAGCTTCTCGTTTTGAATTTCGGGACCA
This genomic stretch from Leptospira meyeri harbors:
- a CDS encoding RHS repeat domain-containing protein; translated protein: MYFFHPDHLGSITMITDGNGNVLAGGERGGKSHITYKPYGEILRTDSYGPDITKFKYTGQEEDQESGLYYYKARYYDASLGRFASNDGMVFPDKEQGMNRMMYVEGNPIAFVDSSGNFPSLSGIIHMFNRIVGHAMGRNFGSNVNGRFSMQSISKKINAIGIRQIVDRLENKELGKHVGSEQTREYLSKNLSSRNIILGIKDMIANSGVCHFSNPICKSVQTKRNCNTNRKDAKDFRKEVGFGGSTVVGSGGGLMSIGLKDGTLLKEVLGPVGILLAVADIYTSLSERQSCPGDDDLVQF
- a CDS encoding HIT family protein → MNCPICEAHKNESQILFQNEDWILRKADQNLEGYLYMEHRKHLESWFGLSLAEFENYGRALYKATEILKKQEPEKMYIVAIAEKVPHLHVHLIPRYENQEKGIEHIARATGPGFPRPM